One part of the Phycisphaeraceae bacterium genome encodes these proteins:
- the recO gene encoding DNA repair protein RecO has protein sequence MPAVLDDALCVRHWDWSETSQTVSLFTRAHGLVRALAKGARRPKAPYSGGIELLTRAEASLIIKPSSDLVLLTAWDLAETFAAVRRSLAAYYAGMYIAEVVQVSVTDRDPHPAMFDSAVDCLRSLDEPSGARAALAMFQWNVLVETGYRPVLGNDDQGPGGTRRFSPAHGGVVRDPPTTGSPVWSVRAETVTLLERLDAEGRLPTDAHPQTVDRAGRLLAAYLRYVLGRDLATAALVFGPDLPR, from the coding sequence GTGCCCGCCGTGCTCGATGATGCCCTGTGCGTTCGCCATTGGGACTGGTCCGAGACCAGCCAGACGGTGTCGCTGTTCACGCGGGCTCACGGCCTTGTCCGAGCCCTGGCCAAGGGGGCGAGGCGGCCCAAGGCGCCCTACAGCGGCGGTATCGAGCTGCTGACCCGCGCCGAGGCCTCGCTCATCATCAAGCCCAGTTCCGACCTGGTGTTGCTGACGGCTTGGGACCTTGCCGAGACGTTCGCCGCGGTGCGCCGATCGCTCGCGGCGTACTACGCCGGCATGTACATCGCTGAAGTAGTGCAGGTCAGCGTCACCGATCGCGACCCGCACCCGGCCATGTTCGATTCGGCGGTGGACTGCCTGCGGTCCCTGGACGAGCCATCGGGAGCGCGAGCGGCGCTGGCGATGTTTCAGTGGAACGTCCTTGTCGAAACCGGATACCGCCCGGTTCTCGGTAATGACGATCAGGGCCCGGGTGGCACGAGACGCTTCAGCCCGGCCCATGGCGGCGTTGTCAGGGACCCGCCGACGACCGGCTCCCCGGTGTGGAGCGTGCGGGCGGAGACGGTGACGCTCCTCGAACGCCTCGACGCCGAAGGGCGCCTGCCGACGGACGCTCACCCCCAGACCGTTGATCGCGCCGGCCGGCTCCTCGCGGCGTACCTGAGGTACGTTCTCGGACGTGACCTCGCCACCGCGGCGCTCGTGTTCGGTCCCGACCTGCCGCGCTAG
- a CDS encoding HDOD domain-containing protein, with translation MNPDVLEQVLECPRLPSLPAVALRVIELTQDREVAVTDLAEIITRDQALAAKVLRTVNSSFYALSKPCSSINQAIVLLGLTAVKTLALGFTLVGAISKTAADDFDYRAYWRRGLLTGIAAKHIARAAEIGSEEECFLGGLLQDVGMVAMHLGLGRPYREVLAQCAGNHRKLARLELAAFEIQHADVGALIASRWRLPESLVMPIKYHERPTAAPREHAEVVFAVGLGNIACDVLDAEEPAGPLTRFYGRAEQWLRLNAAQADDVLREVGQVSKEIAALFHLDAGQGPDGEAILARARQRLLSLTITGHAEEPTDGGDADPVSGLPTRTPFDRTLIAAFEQCTSGGPPLSLALFDIDGLDELTVRHGDATRDATVVEFARRLGDALASTDSTLYRLDTGRFAALMPGTNTVAATRLAEAARRRIHGVPLVFPPGTAAVSSISVSTSAGLVCLDSAGGARFSDAAQFLSYAERAVQAAASAGRNTLRVFTPVPRAA, from the coding sequence ATGAATCCGGACGTTCTGGAACAGGTGCTCGAATGTCCGAGGCTTCCAAGCCTCCCGGCGGTCGCCCTGCGCGTCATCGAACTGACCCAGGACCGCGAGGTCGCGGTCACCGACCTGGCCGAGATCATCACGAGGGATCAGGCGCTCGCGGCGAAGGTGCTCCGGACGGTCAACTCGTCGTTCTACGCACTGAGCAAGCCGTGCTCGAGCATCAACCAGGCGATCGTTCTCCTGGGCCTCACCGCGGTGAAGACGCTGGCGCTCGGCTTCACGCTGGTCGGGGCGATCTCCAAGACCGCCGCGGACGACTTTGACTACCGCGCCTACTGGAGACGTGGCCTGCTCACGGGAATCGCCGCGAAGCACATCGCGCGGGCGGCGGAGATCGGCAGCGAGGAGGAGTGCTTCCTCGGCGGGCTGCTGCAGGACGTGGGCATGGTCGCGATGCACCTCGGGCTTGGACGGCCGTACCGCGAGGTCCTCGCCCAATGCGCGGGCAACCACCGGAAACTCGCCCGCCTCGAACTTGCTGCGTTCGAGATCCAGCACGCCGACGTGGGCGCCCTGATCGCCTCGCGCTGGCGACTCCCCGAGTCCCTGGTAATGCCGATCAAGTACCACGAGCGTCCGACGGCGGCCCCGCGGGAGCATGCCGAGGTTGTCTTCGCCGTCGGCCTGGGCAACATCGCCTGCGACGTTCTGGATGCAGAGGAGCCCGCGGGACCGCTGACACGCTTCTACGGCCGCGCCGAACAGTGGCTCCGGCTGAACGCTGCACAAGCCGACGACGTCTTGCGAGAAGTCGGACAGGTCTCAAAGGAGATCGCCGCGCTATTCCACCTCGACGCCGGCCAGGGGCCGGATGGCGAGGCGATCCTGGCCCGCGCACGCCAGCGGCTCCTCTCGCTGACGATCACCGGGCACGCGGAGGAGCCGACTGATGGGGGCGATGCCGACCCGGTCAGCGGGCTCCCGACCCGGACCCCGTTCGACCGAACCCTCATCGCCGCGTTTGAGCAGTGCACGTCCGGCGGTCCGCCGCTCTCCCTGGCCCTCTTCGACATTGATGGGCTCGACGAACTGACCGTGCGGCATGGTGACGCCACGCGCGACGCGACGGTGGTCGAGTTCGCGCGGCGGCTCGGGGACGCCCTGGCGTCGACCGACAGCACGCTGTACAGGCTCGATACCGGTAGGTTCGCGGCGCTCATGCCGGGCACCAACACGGTCGCAGCAACTCGCCTGGCCGAGGCGGCACGCCGTCGTATCCACGGCGTCCCGCTCGTCTTCCCGCCGGGAACGGCGGCGGTGTCGTCGATCAGCGTGTCGACCAGCGCCGGGCTGGTGTGCCTCGACTCCGCCGGCGGCGCACGGTTCAGCGATGCGGCGCAGTTCCTGTCGTACGCCGAGCGGGCGGTGCAGGCCGCCGCCTCCGCCGGACGAAACACGCTCCGGGTCTTCACGCCGGTCCCACGGGCCGCGTAG
- a CDS encoding acyl carrier protein, translating into MTRDEIFAKVQGVLVDALAVDEDEVTPEASLTKDLGAESIDFLDIVFKLEQAFGFKIPQGELFPENVAQDPKYVQGGKVTPEGIAAMKARLPHVDFSSFEKDPQVARVGDIFTVDTLVRYVERKLNAK; encoded by the coding sequence ATGACACGCGATGAGATCTTTGCGAAGGTTCAGGGGGTGCTGGTCGACGCGCTGGCTGTTGATGAGGATGAGGTCACGCCGGAGGCGTCCCTGACCAAGGACCTCGGGGCGGAATCGATCGATTTCCTGGACATCGTCTTCAAGCTCGAGCAGGCCTTCGGTTTCAAGATCCCGCAGGGCGAGTTGTTCCCCGAGAACGTGGCCCAGGATCCCAAGTACGTGCAGGGCGGCAAGGTGACGCCAGAGGGGATCGCCGCGATGAAGGCCCGCCTGCCGCACGTGGACTTCTCGTCCTTCGAGAAGGACCCGCAAGTCGCCCGCGTCGGCGACATCTTCACGGTCGACACGCTGGTCCGGTACGTCGAGCGCAAGCTGAACGCCAAGTAG
- a CDS encoding FHA domain-containing protein, with protein sequence MKISLVMVQADGKAREIPLTSLPAAIGRDEAVKIRIPMGSVSRRHCELVEADDELLVRDLKSSNGTYVNGERIEGSRELVPGDLLAVGPVVFVVRIDGHPKEIDAADSYAAGAVAAEGEGFAGVPSWGGSEGPKTAAMTPTEPPKNPVVKGPTGQPAPGPAKKKDDDDDEDVDFSDLLEGLDLDDDDDEPPAKPK encoded by the coding sequence GTGAAGATTTCCCTGGTGATGGTTCAAGCGGATGGGAAGGCGCGTGAGATCCCCCTGACGAGCCTTCCCGCCGCGATTGGGCGGGACGAAGCGGTCAAGATCCGCATTCCCATGGGCAGCGTCTCCCGGCGCCACTGCGAACTGGTCGAGGCCGACGACGAGCTGCTCGTTCGCGATCTCAAGTCGAGCAACGGAACGTACGTGAACGGCGAGCGCATCGAGGGTTCCCGGGAACTGGTTCCGGGGGACCTGCTCGCCGTCGGCCCGGTCGTGTTCGTGGTGCGGATCGATGGGCATCCCAAGGAGATCGACGCGGCGGATTCGTACGCCGCGGGAGCGGTCGCCGCGGAGGGAGAGGGCTTCGCCGGGGTTCCGTCCTGGGGCGGCTCGGAAGGCCCGAAGACCGCCGCGATGACCCCCACCGAGCCTCCGAAGAACCCGGTCGTGAAGGGTCCCACCGGGCAGCCCGCGCCCGGTCCGGCCAAGAAGAAGGACGATGACGACGACGAGGATGTCGACTTCAGCGACCTTCTCGAGGGTCTGGACCTCGACGATGATGACGACGAGCCGCCGGCCAAGCCCAAGTGA
- the hemW gene encoding radical SAM family heme chaperone HemW, whose protein sequence is MPHLTVIPTPRQTHTAQFPGVQPADALAAPRPPVRSLYIHVPFCFHKCHYCDFYSIVDTQDRQGAFTDRLVAELAALAPHAAGAPLRTIFVGGGTPTLLQTRYWERLLAALDHHFDLSLVRSAAGADDGIGEFTVECNPETAHAEQMALLRAGGVNRISIGAQSFDPVHLKTLERWHDPANVERAATLAREAGIGRVSIDLIYAIPGQTLEEWSRDLDRALALGVHHLSCYSLTYEPGTAMTARLATGTFAQADEDLEADMGLLTRSRLRDAGLDRYEISNFARPGHESRHNLAYWRQEQWLAAGPSASAHVLASTDRRGGSLRWKNTPRLGDYLASTGHSPVIDFESADPARLIRERLMMGLRLREGIDADGLLMDLRAIDPAGESSLRGAANRVAARGHLLDTAGRWTLSEDGFMFADAIAGELMRAVPSP, encoded by the coding sequence ATGCCGCACCTTACCGTCATCCCGACGCCCCGGCAAACCCACACCGCCCAATTTCCCGGCGTACAGCCCGCGGATGCCCTGGCGGCCCCGCGCCCACCGGTCCGGTCGCTCTACATCCATGTTCCGTTCTGCTTCCACAAGTGTCACTACTGCGACTTCTACTCGATCGTGGATACACAGGACCGGCAGGGGGCGTTTACGGACCGGTTGGTCGCCGAACTCGCGGCCCTCGCGCCCCACGCGGCCGGGGCCCCGCTCCGGACGATCTTTGTCGGCGGGGGAACGCCGACCCTGCTGCAAACACGGTACTGGGAGCGACTCCTTGCGGCGCTCGATCACCACTTTGACCTGTCGCTCGTGCGCTCGGCGGCCGGCGCTGACGACGGAATCGGAGAGTTCACGGTCGAATGCAACCCCGAGACGGCGCACGCGGAGCAGATGGCGTTGCTGCGAGCGGGCGGTGTGAACCGGATCAGCATCGGGGCCCAGTCGTTTGACCCGGTGCACCTGAAGACCCTGGAGCGGTGGCACGACCCGGCCAACGTCGAGCGCGCCGCCACGCTGGCGCGGGAGGCCGGGATCGGGCGCGTGTCGATCGATCTCATCTACGCGATCCCCGGCCAGACGCTCGAGGAGTGGAGCAGGGATCTTGATCGAGCGCTCGCGCTTGGGGTGCACCACCTCTCCTGCTACTCGCTGACCTACGAGCCGGGGACCGCGATGACCGCGCGGCTGGCCACCGGCACGTTCGCACAGGCCGATGAGGACCTTGAAGCGGACATGGGCCTCCTGACGCGGTCTCGCCTGCGTGACGCCGGACTGGATCGCTACGAGATCAGCAACTTCGCTCGACCCGGGCACGAGTCGCGGCACAACCTCGCGTACTGGCGGCAGGAGCAGTGGCTCGCCGCGGGTCCCAGCGCCTCGGCGCATGTTCTCGCATCGACCGACCGGCGCGGGGGTTCGCTGCGATGGAAGAACACGCCCCGCCTCGGCGATTACCTGGCGTCGACCGGGCACTCGCCCGTGATCGACTTCGAGTCCGCTGATCCGGCGAGGCTCATCCGGGAGCGGCTCATGATGGGCCTCCGGTTGCGCGAGGGGATCGATGCGGATGGCCTGCTTATGGACCTTCGCGCGATCGATCCCGCCGGAGAGTCTTCGCTACGGGGTGCCGCCAACCGCGTGGCCGCCCGGGGGCACCTGCTGGACACGGCGGGGCGGTGGACCCTGAGCGAGGATGGATTCATGTTTGCGGATGCGATCGCGGGGGAACTGATGCGGGCGGTCCCGTCCCCATAG
- a CDS encoding insulinase family protein, with amino-acid sequence MAVTFHHRTLDNGLTIIAETEPGAHTAAAGFFVKTGARDERSSLMGVSHFLEHMMFKGTPGRSAEELNRSFDRIGARNNAYTSHEMTCFYASVLPEVLLGSGGAVDLISDMMRPALREDDFSTEKNVILEEIAMYDDNPMWVIYEAVMAAHYGDHPLGHRVLGTNETIAALTAGQMREYFERRYSPDNTVVALAGRLDFDAAVDAIAERCGGWRRTGTSRDPGDLRMADHEFTLRRDKVNRAYAIMATPAPGMSDDRRYAASLGAQVLGGSDNSRLHWALVETGLADEAEAGHDARDGTGDFVVSVSCDPDRIDEVWGEVERAVASLSESLTEDDLAKIRTKLATGITVAGERPGGRMQRLGRQWTYLGQYTTLEQELERVSAVTVQQVRDVLAEYPFRPRTIGRLMPA; translated from the coding sequence ATGGCTGTGACGTTTCACCACCGGACCCTGGACAACGGGCTCACCATCATCGCGGAGACCGAGCCGGGGGCGCACACCGCCGCGGCGGGGTTCTTCGTCAAGACCGGCGCCCGTGACGAGCGGTCGTCGCTGATGGGCGTGAGCCACTTCCTCGAGCACATGATGTTCAAGGGAACGCCGGGCCGATCCGCCGAGGAACTCAACCGGTCCTTCGACCGCATCGGGGCGCGCAACAACGCCTACACGTCGCACGAGATGACGTGCTTCTACGCCAGCGTCCTGCCCGAGGTCCTGCTCGGCAGCGGGGGGGCGGTGGATCTGATCTCCGACATGATGCGACCGGCGCTCCGGGAGGACGACTTCTCGACCGAGAAGAACGTCATCCTCGAAGAGATCGCGATGTACGACGACAACCCCATGTGGGTGATCTACGAGGCGGTCATGGCCGCTCACTATGGTGATCATCCCCTGGGACACCGGGTGCTCGGCACCAACGAGACGATCGCGGCCCTGACGGCGGGTCAGATGCGGGAGTACTTTGAACGGCGGTACTCGCCGGACAACACCGTGGTCGCCCTGGCCGGGCGTCTGGACTTCGACGCGGCGGTCGATGCCATCGCGGAGCGGTGCGGCGGGTGGCGCCGCACCGGGACCTCCCGGGATCCCGGCGATCTGCGGATGGCCGACCACGAGTTCACGCTCAGGCGTGACAAGGTCAACCGTGCGTACGCGATTATGGCGACGCCGGCGCCGGGCATGTCCGACGACCGCCGGTACGCCGCGAGCCTCGGCGCCCAGGTCCTCGGCGGCTCAGACAACAGCCGCCTCCACTGGGCCCTGGTCGAGACCGGCCTCGCCGACGAGGCCGAGGCGGGGCACGATGCGCGGGACGGAACCGGGGACTTCGTGGTCAGCGTGTCCTGCGATCCGGACCGGATCGACGAGGTGTGGGGCGAGGTGGAGCGGGCGGTCGCCTCGCTCTCCGAGTCCCTCACCGAGGACGACCTCGCGAAAATCCGCACCAAACTGGCGACGGGCATCACCGTCGCGGGCGAGCGGCCGGGGGGCCGGATGCAGCGCCTCGGGCGGCAGTGGACCTACCTGGGCCAGTACACCACGCTGGAGCAGGAACTGGAGCGGGTGAGCGCGGTCACCGTACAGCAAGTCCGGGACGTACTTGCCGAGTATCCGTTCAGACCCAGGACTATCGGGCGGCTCATGCCCGCCTGA